The genomic segment GGCGGTACTTACAGAACCATGGCCCTCGGGACCGCCCCTCGGCCTGGGAGCGAGCCCAGCGGGCGGGCACCGACCATGGCCTGGGAGCGAGCCCAGCGGGCGGACACACAGCCGGGGCGCAGGGCCGGGACGGGCCGGACGCGCTGGACCGGGCGACCGCTCCGCCTCACAGGGAGCGCCCGGCCCGCGGGCGCCGGCCCCACAGTGCCCCGCGGCGCGCACGCGCAGACGGCCGCTCCTCGAGAGACCCAACCCGGAGACTGACAACCGCGAGGAACCCAGTGGGGGACTCCCGCCGCGCGGCCTTAAAAGGGCAGGGCCACGCCCCTGAGTCACGTGGGGCTTGCGTCAcgcggggcggggcctgaggGCGGGGTCCGGTGTGCGGGGGGCGGGACCATATGGGGCGGGGACGGGGCCCGATGGGCGGTGCTCCGAAGGGCGGAGGGCCTGAGGGAGAGGACCgacggggaggggcggggcctgaTGGACAGGGTTACTGCGCTCCTGGTGGGCGGGGTCAGGTGTGCCGTGGGGCGGAGCCTGGGGCGGGGTCCATGAGAGGAGTCACCGTataaatacttacatatatacTGAGTAAGTAATAAGTTCCCATGGGTTCAAAATTCAGAAGGTACAAAGGGGTCTCCAGGGAGAGTCTGGCATCCACGCCTGTCCCCCAGTTGCCCTTAAGGGTGACCCGCGTTAGGGGCTCCCTCCTCCAGGTCACACTCCCCAGCCCGCCCTTCGCAGCACTGATGCCAGCATCCTTGGCTCCGTGCTGGACACACCTGCGTATGCCATCCACGCCCCAGAATGCGCCGCCACATGACAGTGCTGGCCAGGAGGCAGGCAAGTGTCGTCCTCACGACGCACCAGATAATTatgtggaggcccagagaggtcccGGCGATGTTCCCGGTCGTAGAGATTGGGCTCAGACCTGGGTCTTCCAACCGCCTTCGATCAGCACAGAAATGCGATACATGAGCGGATTCGTTTCTGGCAAATCACTCTGCTCCCTTGCAACGCCAGGCAACCTTCGAAACTCCTTGGTGTTTGTTGGAGTGTCCCGGCAGAGACCACTTCTGGCCTCTCAGGGAATGTCCCTTCTTAGTGTCACCACCGCCCGCCCTGAAGAGAGACGCGCGTTCTCGGGGCAGGAAACCACCGGAGCTGGGGAGAAGCCCGGTGGGCCGCGGGCATCAGGAAACCTGCAATACAGCCAGCTTCTCTTTCCCCCATGGTTCCCACTCCCTCTCCAGGACTTGCCCCAACAGACTTTGCACCAAGGAGCTCACTCATTCATGCAGCATTGCAGAGGACACAAGTCCGGCCCTGGGAGCCCAAGTGAGCAGGAAAGAAACTGCTCTGCGGAAGTGTCTGGAAACTCACTGCCCCAGTGAGTGTGTCCCCCAGTACCTTCACATGACCTTAGTTCCCCAAATTCACCGCTGCTGTGACCACTGCTCTGCTTCCTGAGTGCTGACCACGTGTGATCCATGTAGACACACGGGGATACTGAGAACCAATGGTGGTGTTGTGGTGGGTGTCTGAAAACCAGCCTCAGGGGTGAGATGCGGCCCTGACTTTCATGCTTGCTAGTTTCTGTGGTGCGAATACTCACCATGACCAACTATATTTGGGGGGAGGCGTGGGAGAAGCACAGGACAGCCGGAGAGGTGGGGGTAACTCGCATGGTCAGCACACCCAGAGACGTTAGGTGGGATCAGGAGGGCCTTTGAGACCCGGAAAGCTGGTGACCTTCCCGAGTccagagagaatttccccaagcCTGTGCTTGTGCTGGAGAGATGGAGCAGAGAGAGCGAACCCAGCCCTTAGGGTCTACACTGTGCGTTATCACTCACCCTGTGCAAGCCTGAGTTCCACTCTACCTGCCACACCCCTCGGACAGGTCCCCCCCGGTGCTACTCCACGTGCAGGCTCCATGTGCAGGCCTGTCTCTGCACATCCTCCAGACTCTCTCCCTCAGGGAATTCACATGCCTTCCAGGGTGCAGGTCAGCCCCCAAAACAGGCTTCTTAGGTCAGAACCTTCTTTCAAGATGCACCGGGGTGCCAGCCACTCCTCTATCACGTGTGTTCAGATGCCATATTCCAAGGCAAGTCCCAGGTCAGCAAGTGGAGAGCAGATCCAAAAACCCAACTGCAGGGGTGATGTGTTATTCTTCTCTGTGGACCGGAGAGCTTGGGAAGATGTGTGACCTTAAACAACTGATCCACCACGGAAAGATGACTATTAACTCTGACCGGAGATGTCTGGGTTTGCTGGATGGTGCTGAGATCTTGGTCCTTTGTCAGACTCCAGGAAGACCCAGGAGTTCTAGGAATATGGCACAGGGTCAAAATCTCCTGACAAGGGATTAAAATGCTGGGATGCAGACATCCAGCAGTCCTAGCAGCTCACTACTGAGTGTTATGTCCCTGCCGTGGGATTCCACATACCGCCCTGCAAATGCTCAAGGACAGGCAGGTTTCTGTCTCTGCAATCCAGGAGCAAGCCTCTTTAAGGACCACAGTGGTGCTTGGGGACTCCTCTGCAGATCTCTGGGCCTGAGGTCTGTCCCTGGTGCTGAGAGAGGGCCTCAAGGTCAATATGggccctcacccccaccccttcctgtgCCGCTGCTCCACCGCTGGCCCTTCTCACTGTGACACACTCTTCCTTCCCAGCAGCGCTGGGTGAGGGCTGGTCCTCTGAACCATGGAGGCTGTGGCTGCCATTCCCACAAAGGTGGCCCAGTACCATGTGGTGCTGTCTGCTGCTGAGGGGAGGAAGTAGCCAACGTTCTCCCTGGCCGTTCTGCCAGCCTCATCATGCCCATGACACCAGCTTCTCCCTGCTGGCAGATTTGATGAGTAACAAAAATCAAATGGCTATAGAGAATCTGTAAGAACCCTATCAGACCAGTGAGCAACTTCTTGAGTTCCCTGAAAaatgtctccttccttccccgccctccccacttctcccagACCCCCACTCGATGCCTTTCAGAGAGGCCCACAGGCTATCCACCACCCAGCTGCTTTCAGACATGGGGGCTGGACCAGGCTTTGCTTCAGGAGGGGAATGATAGGGCTGCCCCCTCAGAGCCAGCCTCTCACCCCTGCACCCTCCAGGTCTATCtgtgtggttgcaaatggcaggacttccttcCTTTGCACAACTGAGCAGTCATGGCATTTTTCTCAATGCTGTTAGTTCTTCCTGCATGGCAGCGCCAGAGGGAGTCAGCTGGCAAGCTCCTCCCCCCATACTTGGGCTTGGGTGCCTTTAGCACAGGGTCAGCTGCCCTCAGAGGTGGAGGACATTGGCTCTGGCTCTGGTTTTGTGCCCTAGAGCTGTCATCTGAACCCACCAGGAGAAAAGCAGCTCTGTGCTTACCCTCCTGCAAGAAGGCCACAGAAGTCAGTCAGTTAAGAAGAAGACAGCGGAGTCCTAGCGTCACCTCTGGGGACATCTCAggctttaatttatttatttttaaagattttatttatttatttgacagagagagatcacaagtaggcagagaggcaggcagagagagaggaggaagcaggcgccccgccgagcagagagcccgatgtggggctcgatcccaggaccctgagatcatgacctgagccaaaggcagaggctttaacccactgagccacccaggtgccccacatctcaTGCTTTTAGGCGGTGGAGCAGCTGACCAAAAACGGTGATGGCTTTGAGGAAACAGGAACGCAGACAAGCCGAGGCTGGAGGAACAGGCATGGAGGCATCTGGAGAGCAACCAGCGGGACCGTTTTAAAACATTAGCAGATCACACTGCTCTGGTTAAAGCCCCTCAGGGATTTGACTACACCTAGAACAAAGTGTGAAGTCCTTCCCTGACCGACAGGGTCCTCCAGgacccagctcccctccctctccttctccttgtgcTCAATCGTCAGTCCCTCACTAGACTGCCTCCCCCACTTCAGAGCCCCAACACCTCTTGTTCCCTCCGCCCAGAGGACGTCTGCCCAGACCTTCCACAgctgtgctccccaccccacatccAGTCTCTGCTCCAGTGTTACCTCTGCGGAGATGCCTTTCCCAGCCTGTCAAGTGGAAACAGACTCCCACACCCTAGAACAGAAAGCAGAATCCTGCTCCCCACCTTCCCACACCAGGGACCCCCACTTAAGAGCCTTCTCTCGATGGAGCCCAGATCTCCCTGCTTTCCCTCATCCGTGTGATGCACCTGGCTACCACACCGAGTTGATCTTTTTCCAGAACAGAAAGAGCAGCATAGCCCAATTCAGGTAAGGTGAGTTCTCCCCCAAGTTGACTGAAATGTGGAAAAGTGCTCCCAGACCTCCTCGGGGTCCAGGGACCAGAGGCTGGGCGTGGCAGCCAGGTCAAGGAAGAAACTGGGGACCAGGAGGTGTTCAAAGAGAAGACATtgccagagaaagataaaaaacacAGATGCACTGCGGCCAAAAAGAAGGCTGAAGAACAGTAAGAGGGCGGGCTGAATCTCCCCGACTCTGGAGAGGATAGTCGCCTGAGGGCGTCTGAGGGAAAACAAGGACCGAGGAGaagtcactgaagaaaaaaagagggcatggtgagtgttaaggagggcacctgatgtggGCCCTGGTGTTGTGTGCCGAGTGATGGATCATCGAGTGCTGCATCCGAAACTGATGACATactactgtatgttggctaagcgaatttaaattagaaaataaaagataagagatTGGGAGAGCTCAGAGGCCTGCAGTTGCTGGAGCTCACTTTTCTGATGCAAAGAGGCCTGCAGTTGCTGGAGCTCACTTTTCTGATGCAAACAGAGCGCAGAACAGACCTGCACCTTGCATGAGGCCGGGCCGCAGGCGGAAGCTGCTGAAGGGAAGGAGTGTTTGTTCAGGCCCTAGACTTCCCGGGTTCGGGGGAGGTGGCTGCTCTGGCCAGAGAATGTCGGGGCTTCTGCCGGAGACCTACAGCAATAACACACAGAAGTGCACTTCTGTGCACTTAACCTGTAAGCCACGTCTGTGTCCAGACGGAGCCGACAAGCCTGTATCTGCACAATCAGACCCAACACTCCCATCTGGCGGGAAGACCTGACCGCCTGCCCCGAGGCCGTGTGGTCTTTCCATAGCCCGCCCTGGTGATTTCTCACTGACGTCGCTGCAGAAACGTGGGCGCGCCGGACTGCGGGACGGGCCCCTGCGGGATGGGCTCCTGAGGGAGGGCTCCCCGAGCGCACAGGGTCAGCACGGGGTCGCCTCTCTGACATCCCAGGGACTCATGCACCTGTGCTGGGACGTGCGTGCAGGGCAGGGAGCAAGGATCCCCGCGCCACCCGGTCCTCCACGAACAGAGCGGGGAACGCAGGTGCGGGAGAGGAGGCTCCGCAGCACCTCGGCCCGGGCGGGCGCGGCCCGCACGCAGCGCTCGTGTTCGCCGGTGCAGGTTCCGGTCGCCGCTCAGGAGCGTGTGGAAGGTCCGCGCAGAGGCTGTCACGAGCCCGAGACGCTCGAACCAGTGCGCTGACTGCGgcgagagaagagagaaatgcgCACTCCTCCGTGAGCGCAGCTCCCAGCGCCCGGTTCCGGCTCCGCCCGCCACTCCGCACCCCGGCTCCTCCAGACGCGACGGCCCCGCCCACTCCCCGCCGGCCGCACCCTCTCCCCGCCGTCCGGCCGGCCGCGCTTCCGCTTCCGGCCGCAGGGCGGGGCTTCCGGTCGCAGGGTGGGCGGAGCCCggaagcggcggcggcggcggcggtggcggagCGGGGACTGCGGCGCTGGTCATGGCTGCGAACCTGAGCCGGAACGGGCCGGCGCTGCAGGAGGCCTACGTGCGGGTGGTCACCGAGAAGTCCCCGACTGACTGGTGGGCGCCGGGCCGGCGGGGCCGGGCGGGaggggggctgggccagggcGGGAGGGGGTCCCGGGGGCTCCCCGCTCCCCCCACCGCGGCGCCCCGCGAGCTGCTGGCCCCGCCGCCGTCCCCCGCCGCGGCTCCGCCCCTCGGCCGGTCTCCGTGTCAGATTGTgcggccggggggggggggctcggtGGCTCCGCCAGCTTCTCCTTCCCAGCCCCGGGACTTCCCCGCGCACCGGGGCTCCCCGCGGCCCTACCCGACGGAGCGCGAACCGGGCCCGGGGTCTTCCTAGCGCCGCGTTCAGGGAGGGGCCTCTGAGCGGGCGCCCCGGACCCCGCCCGGCAATGGGCGCCCTGCCCCACGGCCAGGAGGTCTGGGTTTGGGTCTCTGGTTTTCTGGGAAAGTGGATTCTTTCCAAGTATTCCCTTTCCTGTGCGAGCCGCACGGACACCAGTGACACAGCGGTGCTGGCTGCCTGTGGAGGAAGCCCCCATCCTCCCTGCACCTGCCCGGGACACCCTCCACTCTGCGGTCGGGCCCGGATGGGGCTTTCTAACTCTGGAAGCGGGTCGGAAGTCTCTGGGATGGCCCTGGGCAGCCCCCGCGCAGGGTCAGCGGCTGGTCACTCTCCCGCTTTCTTCAGTTGTTTGCACTGACCAGTTCTGAGCACTTGCAGCCCCAAAAAATACGCTGAGTTTGGTGAACTAAGGTGACCCGCTGTGAGGAGCCTCTTCCCCGGGCCAGGGGCAGGCCCCACTCGGGCTGACTGTGTGCTGCGCCCGGCTGGTCGCCACGCCCTGGTGCTCACGGCTGGAGGCTTTCCCTGCCGCCTTCATACCCTGTGCCGTCGTGCACGGGGCCTTTTGGGGAAGAGCTTCAGAGCACCTGCTGCAGGGGTGTGCAGACGCCTCTCTGCCTGCGACACCGCTGACCCTGATGGGACTTGGGTGCTGTGTTGCTGGGGAGCCAAGCGGCTCCTCTGTCCGAACACATGCACGTAGCTAGGGAGTGCGTCTGGGAGCAGTGggatttctctgccttctccatcTCATAGTGCTTTAGGAGGGTCACCCACACTTCAGGCCCCCGACCCTACCTGTCTCCTGCTCTCCAAGGGCCGTCACACCTCTGCTGTTACTCCAAACCCTGCTGACGGGCTCACGCGCGCGCCCGGTTTCACACCCACCCGCGGCCTCGTGCCCTTGCGCCGGCAGCGTGTCGGCCCCTCCGGTCCTGCTTGGCTGGGGTGTTGCTGTTTCATGTGCTCCTGAGTAGCTGGCCTGGCCCTTCCTGACGTACCTGCGAGACTCCTGGGCCCCCTGCTGCCTTCCTTCCGACCTCTTCATTCTCAGGGACCACCACTGCTCTGGGGGTGATGTCCCACAGTCCCGCTGGCAGCTCAGGCCTCGCATGTTTCTGGCTCTTCCTCGGCTTCTCAGAGTTGTCTGCTCCCAGCCTGGTCTGAAACTCACCCACCCCAGCTTCGCTCTGTGCCCCCCGAGGGTGCTGagcctctgccccccgcccccatccgAGCCTACCCGTCTGGCAGCACTCCAGGTCTACACCCAGTGGTGCGAGCCCCCGACTTTTGATCTCCCTGTCACGGCCATTAAGCACCTCAGCAGATAATGTGCGGCGGGCCCCCACTCATGAGCCGAGCAGGTACCTAGATCGCGCTACGTCTGTGCTTACGCTCGGCAGCTTCCTCTTTCACAGTAAGTAGAGCCCAGACATCTCACCTCAGCTGTGAGGCCCTGTGGGGCCAGCTCCCGACCCCCTCCTGCCACCCCTCCCACGTACCACACTGGAGCCACACCTGTTTGTCACCACGGtggccttctttctcttcctcagacGTGCAAGCTGCTTCCTCCTCAGAGCCCTTGCTCTGGCTGCTTCCCCATTCTAGAGCACCTTCCCCATgctcccagggctccccagaCGTCTCAGTGCTGACACCGCCTTCTTGGAGAGGCCTTGCTCGACTGCGGGCTCCTTGTGTGGTTTGCCCAGACACACACCAGACACCTTCAGTGGGCTTCCTGGCACCGTTCTCTTCACCAGAGGGCTGGGCCCTGTCTCTGTCCTCAGCGCGGTCAGCGCCCGCGTGCACAGCGACCTGAGAAGGGGACAGAAGATGTGGCAGAGGATACCAGCAGAGGGAGGTGGTCTCCAGTTTGGTGGGTCATGAAAGGTTTCCCAGGCAGAGTGGGCGGCTTCGGGCTGGGCCCTGATTCCCCGGATTGTTCTAGATTGAAGCACGTTTgtttccctcctgctccctcttcaCTACCTGACAGGACATTAGTGTTGGTGTGTTTCTTTTTGGTCTCCCATTAGAAAGGAAGCTCCATGGTCAGGTCCATGGTCAGGGCCTCTGGGGATTTACTGGACGCTTCATGcccaggagcaggaaggagcaggTCCTCAGTACGTGTGTTTGGAAGGGATGCTTGAGTTCCCGGGCGCTCGGTGCGCCACGCTCCGTGTGCTGTGCCTGGGCCAGCATGCCTCTCTTCCACGGTGATTTGAAAGAGGGATG from the Lutra lutra chromosome 11, mLutLut1.2, whole genome shotgun sequence genome contains:
- the LOC125080725 gene encoding proline-rich protein 12-like isoform X1 gives rise to the protein MTSAAVPAPPPPPPPPLPGSAHPATGSPALRPEAEARPAGRRGEGAAGGEWAGPSRLEEPGCGVAGGAGTGRWELRSRRSAHFSLLSPQSAHWFERLGLVTASARTFHTLLSGDRNLHRRTRALRAGRARPGRGAAEPPLPHLRSPLCSWRTGWRGDPCSLPCTHVPAQVSGRSPDILWPEQPPPPNPGSLGPEQTLLPFSSFRLRPGLMQGAGLFCALFASENREKLVSWA
- the LOC125080725 gene encoding proline-rich protein 12-like isoform X2, which gives rise to MTSAAVPAPPPPPPPPLPGSAHPATGSPALRPEAEARPAGRRGEGAAGGEWAGPSRLEEPGCGVAGGAGTGRWELRSRRSAHFSLLSPQSAHWFERLGLVTASARTFHTLLSGDRNLHRRTRALRAGRARPGRGAAEPPLPHLRSPLCSWRTGWRGDPCSLPCTHVPAQVSGRSPDILWPEQPPPPNPGSLGPEQTLLPFSSFRLRPGLMQGCGSLFPLDRLGKASPQR